From one Cardiocondyla obscurior isolate alpha-2009 linkage group LG06, Cobs3.1, whole genome shotgun sequence genomic stretch:
- the LOC139103534 gene encoding trehalose transporter 1-like protein isoform X2, with protein sequence MSPPEEECSFIQMEPNATEEKKWERAGITYQILMALCANVVVLGPAMGFGYSAVAEHAMMSPKDENDLKLDSNQANWMATVSALGTPLGCLLSSAVMGRGRRVSMFVTSLISMAGWVTIYMSNSFVQILIGRSISGISTGMASVPTTVYVAEIAGPKWRGTMVTWTSISIALGVLIVYIFGLIIKDDWRLVALMCALFPVCAIALTLLVVPETPLWLRDQNRPDEALEIMKKFRGIPKDQPAPPEVLFELKPRQQKKNQNLLKHLVKRNALVPFGIMLSFFFFQQFSGIFVIIYNAVAIMEKSGVELDPYLGAVLIGVARFIASLLTAGVSRKYGRRVPSIISGVGMTIFMGGLSLYLFLADKGTVMADNGVVPVICMVMYIFTSTLGYLVIPFAMVGEVFPPKVKDILSGSTVAIGYLFSAVTVKTYPDMQRVMGMHGVFLFFAIISLIGAIFILFFLPETKGKTLREIEDMFASKKKAFELQPTEPIVEEIVTPTSGGLLRN encoded by the exons ATGTCTCCCCCTGAAGAAGAATGCAGTTTCATTCAG atggAACCCAATGCTACGGAAGAGAAAAAGTGGGAACGAGCCGGAATAACTTATCAA ataCTGATGGCTTTGTGCGCCAACGTTGTGGTTCTGGGACCGGCGATGGGTTTCGGTTACAGCGCCGTGGCAGAACACGCGATGATGTCCCCGAAAGACGAGAACGATTTGAAACTCGACAGTAACCAGGCAAATTGGATGG CTACCGTATCCGCGTTGGGCACACCGCTCGGCTGTCTATTATCGAGCGCCGTGATGGGACGAGGGAGAAGAGTCAGCATGTTCGTGACGTCGTTGATCTCAATGGCTGGCTGGGTGACCATTTACATGTCGAATAGTTTCGTCCAGATTTTGATCGGGAGATCGATCTCTGGAATATCCACGGGCATGGCATCGGTACCAACGACGGTGTACGTCGCGGAAATAGCGGGACCGAAGTGGCGAGGTACGATGGTTACGTGGACCAGTATTTCTATCGCTCTTGGTGTTCTCATTGTTTATATTTTCGGATTGATTATTAAG gatGACTGGCGGCTAGTGGCGTTAATGTGCGCTTTATTCCCCGTGTGCGCAATCGCCCTTACGTTGCTGGTTGTACCCGAGACTCCGCTGTGGCTGCGGGATCAAAATCGGCCTGACGAGGCACTGGAAATTATGAAAAAGTTCCGCGGGATACCGAAGGACCAGCCGGCACCGCCCGAAGTCTTATTCGAGCTGAAGCCACGGCAGCAGAAAAAGAATCAGAATCTGCTGAAACATTTGGTGAAAAGAAACGCTTTGGTGCCGTTTGGCATAATGCTgagcttcttcttcttccaaCAGTTCTCCGGGATCTTCGTCATCATATACAACGCCGTCGCAATTATGGAGAAGTCGGGGGTCGAGTTGGATCCTTATCTTGGCGCGGTATTGATAGGCGTTGCTCGTTTTATAGCCAGTCTTTTAACGGCCGGAGTGTCCCGGAAATACGGCCGACGAGTGCCGTCGATTATCTCCGGCGTTGGTATGACGATCTTTATGGGCGGTCTGTCGCTGTATCTGTTTCTTGCCGATAAAGGGACCGTCATGGCAGACAACGGAGTGGTCCCGGTGATATGCATGGTGATGTACATATTCACGAGCACCTTGGGCTACCTGGTGATCCCGTTCGCCATGGTGGGCGAGGTGTTCCCACCCAAAGTCAAGGACATACTGTCCGGCTCGACGGTGGCTATAGGCTATCTCTTTAGCGCGGTTACCGTCAAAACGTATCCCGACATGCAAAGGGTGATGGGCATGCACGGGGTGTTCCTCTTCTTCGCGATTATCTCTTTAATCGGGGCGATATTCATCCTATTTTTCTTACCCGAGACGAAAGGGAAAACCCTGCGCGAAATCGAGGATATGTTCGCGTCGAAGAAGAAGGCCTTCGAGCTGCAGCCAACGGAGCCGATAGTCGAGGAGATAGTCACTCCGACCTCCGGCGGTCTTCtaagaaattaa
- the LOC139103534 gene encoding trehalose transporter 1-like protein isoform X1 encodes MGETLDVDNANKPTNVENSNEQIDINNTNANANNTNNANKQLNGDNTHKEKEINNANVNENGNNKHDNNEHVNNANGQIDTNNTNEPISTCVEIKMEPNATEEKKWERAGITYQILMALCANVVVLGPAMGFGYSAVAEHAMMSPKDENDLKLDSNQANWMATVSALGTPLGCLLSSAVMGRGRRVSMFVTSLISMAGWVTIYMSNSFVQILIGRSISGISTGMASVPTTVYVAEIAGPKWRGTMVTWTSISIALGVLIVYIFGLIIKDDWRLVALMCALFPVCAIALTLLVVPETPLWLRDQNRPDEALEIMKKFRGIPKDQPAPPEVLFELKPRQQKKNQNLLKHLVKRNALVPFGIMLSFFFFQQFSGIFVIIYNAVAIMEKSGVELDPYLGAVLIGVARFIASLLTAGVSRKYGRRVPSIISGVGMTIFMGGLSLYLFLADKGTVMADNGVVPVICMVMYIFTSTLGYLVIPFAMVGEVFPPKVKDILSGSTVAIGYLFSAVTVKTYPDMQRVMGMHGVFLFFAIISLIGAIFILFFLPETKGKTLREIEDMFASKKKAFELQPTEPIVEEIVTPTSGGLLRN; translated from the exons aTGGGAGAGACGTTAGACGTTGATAACGCGAATAAACCAACAAACGTCGAAAACTCGAATGAACAAATAGACATTAATAATACGAATGCTAATGCGAATAATACGAACAATGcgaataaacaattaaatggtGACAATACCcacaaagagaaagaaattaataatgcgaACGTTAATGAAAACGGTAATAATAAACACGATAATAACGAACATGTTAATAATGCGAATGGACAAATTGATACTAACAATACGAACGAACCCATATCGACATGTGTGGAGATCAAG atggAACCCAATGCTACGGAAGAGAAAAAGTGGGAACGAGCCGGAATAACTTATCAA ataCTGATGGCTTTGTGCGCCAACGTTGTGGTTCTGGGACCGGCGATGGGTTTCGGTTACAGCGCCGTGGCAGAACACGCGATGATGTCCCCGAAAGACGAGAACGATTTGAAACTCGACAGTAACCAGGCAAATTGGATGG CTACCGTATCCGCGTTGGGCACACCGCTCGGCTGTCTATTATCGAGCGCCGTGATGGGACGAGGGAGAAGAGTCAGCATGTTCGTGACGTCGTTGATCTCAATGGCTGGCTGGGTGACCATTTACATGTCGAATAGTTTCGTCCAGATTTTGATCGGGAGATCGATCTCTGGAATATCCACGGGCATGGCATCGGTACCAACGACGGTGTACGTCGCGGAAATAGCGGGACCGAAGTGGCGAGGTACGATGGTTACGTGGACCAGTATTTCTATCGCTCTTGGTGTTCTCATTGTTTATATTTTCGGATTGATTATTAAG gatGACTGGCGGCTAGTGGCGTTAATGTGCGCTTTATTCCCCGTGTGCGCAATCGCCCTTACGTTGCTGGTTGTACCCGAGACTCCGCTGTGGCTGCGGGATCAAAATCGGCCTGACGAGGCACTGGAAATTATGAAAAAGTTCCGCGGGATACCGAAGGACCAGCCGGCACCGCCCGAAGTCTTATTCGAGCTGAAGCCACGGCAGCAGAAAAAGAATCAGAATCTGCTGAAACATTTGGTGAAAAGAAACGCTTTGGTGCCGTTTGGCATAATGCTgagcttcttcttcttccaaCAGTTCTCCGGGATCTTCGTCATCATATACAACGCCGTCGCAATTATGGAGAAGTCGGGGGTCGAGTTGGATCCTTATCTTGGCGCGGTATTGATAGGCGTTGCTCGTTTTATAGCCAGTCTTTTAACGGCCGGAGTGTCCCGGAAATACGGCCGACGAGTGCCGTCGATTATCTCCGGCGTTGGTATGACGATCTTTATGGGCGGTCTGTCGCTGTATCTGTTTCTTGCCGATAAAGGGACCGTCATGGCAGACAACGGAGTGGTCCCGGTGATATGCATGGTGATGTACATATTCACGAGCACCTTGGGCTACCTGGTGATCCCGTTCGCCATGGTGGGCGAGGTGTTCCCACCCAAAGTCAAGGACATACTGTCCGGCTCGACGGTGGCTATAGGCTATCTCTTTAGCGCGGTTACCGTCAAAACGTATCCCGACATGCAAAGGGTGATGGGCATGCACGGGGTGTTCCTCTTCTTCGCGATTATCTCTTTAATCGGGGCGATATTCATCCTATTTTTCTTACCCGAGACGAAAGGGAAAACCCTGCGCGAAATCGAGGATATGTTCGCGTCGAAGAAGAAGGCCTTCGAGCTGCAGCCAACGGAGCCGATAGTCGAGGAGATAGTCACTCCGACCTCCGGCGGTCTTCtaagaaattaa
- the LOC139103534 gene encoding trehalose transporter 1-like protein isoform X3 — MEPNATEEKKWERAGITYQILMALCANVVVLGPAMGFGYSAVAEHAMMSPKDENDLKLDSNQANWMATVSALGTPLGCLLSSAVMGRGRRVSMFVTSLISMAGWVTIYMSNSFVQILIGRSISGISTGMASVPTTVYVAEIAGPKWRGTMVTWTSISIALGVLIVYIFGLIIKDDWRLVALMCALFPVCAIALTLLVVPETPLWLRDQNRPDEALEIMKKFRGIPKDQPAPPEVLFELKPRQQKKNQNLLKHLVKRNALVPFGIMLSFFFFQQFSGIFVIIYNAVAIMEKSGVELDPYLGAVLIGVARFIASLLTAGVSRKYGRRVPSIISGVGMTIFMGGLSLYLFLADKGTVMADNGVVPVICMVMYIFTSTLGYLVIPFAMVGEVFPPKVKDILSGSTVAIGYLFSAVTVKTYPDMQRVMGMHGVFLFFAIISLIGAIFILFFLPETKGKTLREIEDMFASKKKAFELQPTEPIVEEIVTPTSGGLLRN; from the exons atggAACCCAATGCTACGGAAGAGAAAAAGTGGGAACGAGCCGGAATAACTTATCAA ataCTGATGGCTTTGTGCGCCAACGTTGTGGTTCTGGGACCGGCGATGGGTTTCGGTTACAGCGCCGTGGCAGAACACGCGATGATGTCCCCGAAAGACGAGAACGATTTGAAACTCGACAGTAACCAGGCAAATTGGATGG CTACCGTATCCGCGTTGGGCACACCGCTCGGCTGTCTATTATCGAGCGCCGTGATGGGACGAGGGAGAAGAGTCAGCATGTTCGTGACGTCGTTGATCTCAATGGCTGGCTGGGTGACCATTTACATGTCGAATAGTTTCGTCCAGATTTTGATCGGGAGATCGATCTCTGGAATATCCACGGGCATGGCATCGGTACCAACGACGGTGTACGTCGCGGAAATAGCGGGACCGAAGTGGCGAGGTACGATGGTTACGTGGACCAGTATTTCTATCGCTCTTGGTGTTCTCATTGTTTATATTTTCGGATTGATTATTAAG gatGACTGGCGGCTAGTGGCGTTAATGTGCGCTTTATTCCCCGTGTGCGCAATCGCCCTTACGTTGCTGGTTGTACCCGAGACTCCGCTGTGGCTGCGGGATCAAAATCGGCCTGACGAGGCACTGGAAATTATGAAAAAGTTCCGCGGGATACCGAAGGACCAGCCGGCACCGCCCGAAGTCTTATTCGAGCTGAAGCCACGGCAGCAGAAAAAGAATCAGAATCTGCTGAAACATTTGGTGAAAAGAAACGCTTTGGTGCCGTTTGGCATAATGCTgagcttcttcttcttccaaCAGTTCTCCGGGATCTTCGTCATCATATACAACGCCGTCGCAATTATGGAGAAGTCGGGGGTCGAGTTGGATCCTTATCTTGGCGCGGTATTGATAGGCGTTGCTCGTTTTATAGCCAGTCTTTTAACGGCCGGAGTGTCCCGGAAATACGGCCGACGAGTGCCGTCGATTATCTCCGGCGTTGGTATGACGATCTTTATGGGCGGTCTGTCGCTGTATCTGTTTCTTGCCGATAAAGGGACCGTCATGGCAGACAACGGAGTGGTCCCGGTGATATGCATGGTGATGTACATATTCACGAGCACCTTGGGCTACCTGGTGATCCCGTTCGCCATGGTGGGCGAGGTGTTCCCACCCAAAGTCAAGGACATACTGTCCGGCTCGACGGTGGCTATAGGCTATCTCTTTAGCGCGGTTACCGTCAAAACGTATCCCGACATGCAAAGGGTGATGGGCATGCACGGGGTGTTCCTCTTCTTCGCGATTATCTCTTTAATCGGGGCGATATTCATCCTATTTTTCTTACCCGAGACGAAAGGGAAAACCCTGCGCGAAATCGAGGATATGTTCGCGTCGAAGAAGAAGGCCTTCGAGCTGCAGCCAACGGAGCCGATAGTCGAGGAGATAGTCACTCCGACCTCCGGCGGTCTTCtaagaaattaa
- the LOC139103538 gene encoding cytochrome P450 307a1, protein MIFISATTYFLLAIVLVALVLILMDYVTSKEKPKKLYDDEDLSGLLEPPGPKPWPVLGSLHILGRYDVPYKAFGDLVKAYNSQVIKLKMGSVPCVVVNGLENIKEVLLTKSHHFDSRPNFIRYHLLFGGNKENSLAFCNWSDVQKTRREMLRGHTFPRAFTTRYNQLNGIIGGEIDWLINHLTGVSGASVHAKPLIMHTCANIFLNYFSSRRFGLSNESFREMIGNFDKVFYEVNQGYAADFMPFLMPLHQRNMTRMANWSHGVRKFMESNVIGDRLTCWKSVIPEEDYVDCLINHIKTVSEPKMTWDMAMFALEDIIGGHSAIGNFLVKILGYLVTRSHVQKTAQMEIDGIEIPGDFVGLENRGNMPYTEAIILETIRMICSPIVPHVANQDSSIAGYKVEKDTFIFLNNYDLNMSEELWTSPEEFMPERFVQNGKLLKPEHFLPFGGGRRSCMGYKMVQYISFSTIATLLKNFNILPAENETYKVPIGNLALPEDTFKFRFERR, encoded by the exons ATGATTTTTATCAGCGCTACGACATACTTTCTGCTCGCTATCGTTCTGGTAGCCTTGGTCTTGATCCTGATGGACTATGTCACATCGAAGGAGAAGCCGAAGAAATTATACGACGACGAAGATCTTTCCGGCTTACTGGAGCCGCCTGGACCAAAACCGTGGCCAGTTCTAGGCTCTCTTCACATTTTGGGACGCTATGACGTACCTTACAAGGCTTTCGGCGACCTCGTCAAGGCCTACAACAGCCAGGTGATCAAGCTCAAGATGGGGTCTGTACCTTGCGTCGTCGTCAATGGATTGGAGAACATCAAGGAAGTCTTGCTCACTAAGAGCCATCACTTCGACTCCAGACCAAACTTCATTAGATATCATCTTCTCTTCGGTGGCAATAAGGAGAACT ctttGGCATTTTGCAATTGGTCGGATGTCCAGAAGACGCGAAGGGAAATGTTGCGAGGGCATACCTTCCCGCGCGCCTTCACCACGCGATACAACCAGTTGAATGGGATCATCGGCGGTGAGATAGACTGGCTGATAAACCATCTGACTGGTGTCTCTGGTGCCAGCGTGCACGCCAAGCCGCTGATCATGCACACGTGCGCGAATATCTTTCTCAATTACTTCTCATCGCGTAGATTCGGCCTCAGCAACGAATCCTTCCGCGAGATGATCGGAAATTTCGACAAGGTATTCTACGAGGTGAACCAGGGATACGCCGCTGATTTTATGCCGTTCCTCATGCCGCTGCATCAGCGCAATATGACGAGAATGGCGAACTGGAGTCACGGAGTTCGCAAGTTCATGGAAAGCAACGTGATCGGGGACCGCTTGACGTGCTGGAAGTCGGTTATACCTGAAGAGGATTACGTCGACTGCTTAATCAATCACATCAAGACAGTTTCCGAGCCCAAAATGACGTGGGACATGGCGATGTTCGCTCTCGAAGATATTATCGGCGGTCACTCGGCAATCGGCAACTTCCTCGTTAAGATCTTGGGCTATCTGGTCACCCGATCTCACGTACAGAAAACGGCGCAGATGGAAATCGACGGAATTGAAATCCCGGGCGACTTCGTCGGGCTGGAAAACAGGGGAAACATGCCGTACACGGAAGCTATCATTCTCGAAACTATCAGAATGATTTGCAGCCCGATTGTGCCGCATGTCGCTAATCAAGATAGCTCCATAGCTg GTTACAAGGTGGAGAAggatacatttatatttctaaataactACGATTTAAATATGTCGGAGGAGCTGTGGACGTCTCCTGAAGAGTTCATGCCGGAGAGATTTGTGCAGAATGGCAAGCTACTAAAGCCAGAACATTTTCTGCCGTTCGGAGGTGGCCGGAGGTCTTGTATGGGGTACAAAATGGTACAATATATTAGCTTCTCGACGATAGCCACTTTGCTGAAAAACTTCAACATATTGCCGGCAGAAAACGAGACTTATAAAGTTCCCATCGGGAACCTGGCGCTTCCGGAGGACACATTCAAATTTCGTTTTGAAAGACGGTAG